CGGCTCGTGTCCGAGGGCGGCGAGCCCGCCGCCGGTCGTCCGGTGCTGATGGGTATCACCAAGGCCTCGCTGGCCACCGACTCCTGGCTCTCGGCGGCCTCCTTCCAGGAGACCACCCGGGTGCTGACCGACGCGGCGATCAACTCGCGCAGCGACTCGCTCGTCGGCCTCAAGGAGAACGTGATCATCGGTAAGCTCATCCCGGCCGGTACGGGCATCAGCAAGTACCGCAACGTCCGGGTCGAGCCGACCGAGGAGGCGAAGGCGAAGGTCTACTCGATGACCGGCTACCCGGAGACCGACTACGGGTTCGGGCCGGCCAGCGGGCAGGCGGTTCCGCTGGACGACTTCGACTTCGGGTCGTACCGCTAACCAGCACGATCGACGAGGCCCCCGGCGTCCGCCGGGGGCCTCGTCGCATCCGGACCGGTACGCGGCCGCCGGCCGGTTCGGCATGATGGGGGTATGACGACCGCACCCGGGCAGGCGCCCGTCGCGGAGCACCCGACGCGTCACCCGCTCGACCCCGATCCCGCGCGCGCCACGAAGGCCAGGGCGGTGTTCGCGCTGGGGCTGATGGCAGCGCTGACCGGCCTGTTCCTCGGCGGGGTGGTCCCCGCCACGGTGGCGTTGCACCTGTCGCGGCAGGCGCGCCGCGAGGCGTACGCCTCAGGGGGTTTCCTCACCGGCGCGGCCTGGCTGCGGCGGGGGGAGCGGTTGGCGTGGACGGGGCTGGCGCTGGCGGCCGTCTGCGTGGTGGCCGTCGTGGTGATCGCGGTGGTCCGGATGGCCGAGGCACCCCTCGGGCACGACTTCCCGTCGAACGTTGACTGACCGACCGGCCCCCGGCCCGTCGGGGCGCATCCCACGCTGGTGGGCGTGCCCCGCACCGCGCCGTCGGGCGCGGCCGGTGTGCGGCCCGGCGGTAGCCTGGCCGGTGTCCGTCACGGTGGCGGCCCTTTCGAGGAGGAGAAGCTCGTGACGGAACCGGCGCGGCCCCCGTCGGGCGACCCCACCCGGCCGTCCGACCTACCGGACGCCGGCGCGCCCGACCCGGCCGGGCCGGCGCCCACGCCGGAGGTCCAGAGCGCACCGGACGCGCCGGCGTCCCCGTCACCGGCGTCGCCCACACCGCCCGCCGAGGGCCTGACGTCCTCCTCGGGCGGCGGCCCCGGCCAGCCGGCTGCCGCTCCGGGCCACTGGGGCGCGCCGGCACCGGCCGGGTGGGGCTCGCCCGCGCCGCCCGGCTGGGGTCACCCGGCACCGGATGCCGGGGCAGCGGGTGGTTGGAGCAACCCTCCGTCGACCGTGCCGGGCGGCCAGCCGCCGGTCCCGCCGCCCCCGGGTGGTTGGGCCGGTCAGGCGTCCTCGCCGGGTGCTCAGCCGCCGTCTCCGCCATCTGGTTGGTCCGGTCAGCCGTCGTCGCCGGGTGCTCAGCCGCCGTTCCCGCCGCCCCCCGGTGGTTGGGGTGGCCACCCGCCGTCCCCGGGCGGCCAGCCGGCGTGGCCAGGTGGTCAGCCTTCGTCCCCGGGTGGTTGGGGTGGTCAGCCTTCGCCCGCACCGGGTGGTTGGGGTGGCCGGCCCTCCGGCGCGCCCGCGCCGACGCCCTGGGGCGCGCGGCCCGGCTGGCACGCGCCGCCTCCGCCCCGCGACGCGCAGCTCCTGCCACCGAAGCGGATCGAGGCGGTGCCCGGAACGCCGTACGGGGTGGTGCATCTGGAGGTGCCGCCGGTGACCTCCGGGCTCGCGGTGGGCGCCCTGGTGGCGGGTATCGCCTCGATCCTGGTGTCGGTGCTCGTCATCTGCTTCGGCGTGACCGGGTCGGGCTGGACCGGCGTGTGGGCGGCCGGCGCATTCACCGTGCTCGGTGTGCTGGCCGGTGCCGGCGCGGTCGTGGCCGGTCTGCTCGCCCGGCGACAGATCCGCCGGCCGGTGTCGCCGCCCGCGGTGCGGTTCACCGGTCGTGGCCTGGCCGTCGCCGGGATGAGCTGTGGTGGGGCGGGTCTGGCGCTCAGCCTGCTCGGTCTGGCCCTCGCCCTGCTGGTCGCCCTGACCTGAACCGGTGCGACGACCTGAGCGGCGCCCGGACCTGAGCGACGCCCCTGCCGCGCCGGCCTCCCGGTCCCGTGATCCACTCCGTTTTCAGGATGTCGCGCCATCCGGTGGGCCCGGATACCGCGACATCCGGGAAGTCGAGTGGATCATCGGCTCGGCTCCGCGTACGTGATCCGCGTCGCACCCGGGGAGGGTTCGGCGGGTTCTCGCGGCCTTGCGTGGTCGCTGGTACGGGTGTGGTGACGGCGGCCTGACGGGGCCGACGGGCCGTATCGCGACGAAGCCGGTACACTTGTATGCGTAGGTGCCCATCGGGGGCGCGCAGGTGAGACAGACCGACGGCCGCGGCGGCGCGGTTCGGCGGACCATTCCGTTTTGACCTGGGCGGCTGTGGTAGGTAACCTTTCCCCTTGTGCCCGGGCATGCCCGGGCAACTCGTGCGTGGGCTGGATCCGGTTCCCCCGGAGATCGAGCGACAGCACGACACAAGCCGAAGACCCGGCCCGGGGCGACCCGCGTGTCGGTGACAGACCCCGGTGCGCGCGTGAGCGTCGGCACCGGGACCGTGAGCTGGGCGACACGCCCGACCGCGGGTGCCGGGACCTCCCTGTGGGGCCCTGGTCGGAATGTAGGAGAGCCGATCAGCAGGTCGGCTACGGCAGACGGCGCGGTCGCGACGAGCGCGGCCGAAGGGAGCGGAGAAACCCGGTGCCCACGATCCAGCAGCTGGTCCGAAAGGGCCGCCAGGCCAAGACGACCAAGACCAAGACCCCGGCGCTGAAGGGGTCCCCCCAGCGTCGCGGCGTGTGCACCCGCGTGTACACCACCACCCCGAAGAAGCCGAACTCGGCCCTGCGCAAGGTCGCTCGTGTCAAGCTCAGCAGCCAGATCGAGGTGACCGCCTACATCCCCGGTGTCGGCCACAACCTGCAGGAGCACTCGATCGTGCTCGTCCGCGGTGGCCGTGTGAAGGACCTCCCCGGCGTGCGGTACAAGATCGTTCGCGGTTCGCTGGACACCCAGGGCGTCCGCAACCGCAAGCAGGCTCGCAGCCGTTACGGCGCGAAGAAGGAGAAGAGCTGACATGCCGCGTAAGGGACCCGCTCCGCGGCGGCCGCTGGTCGCTGACCCGGTGTACAACTCGCCGCTGGTCACCCAGCTGGTGAACAAGATCCTG
This genomic stretch from Micromonospora krabiensis harbors:
- a CDS encoding thioredoxin domain-containing protein — encoded protein: MTTAPGQAPVAEHPTRHPLDPDPARATKARAVFALGLMAALTGLFLGGVVPATVALHLSRQARREAYASGGFLTGAAWLRRGERLAWTGLALAAVCVVAVVVIAVVRMAEAPLGHDFPSNVD
- the rpsL gene encoding 30S ribosomal protein S12 — encoded protein: MPTIQQLVRKGRQAKTTKTKTPALKGSPQRRGVCTRVYTTTPKKPNSALRKVARVKLSSQIEVTAYIPGVGHNLQEHSIVLVRGGRVKDLPGVRYKIVRGSLDTQGVRNRKQARSRYGAKKEKS